From Scatophagus argus isolate fScaArg1 chromosome 10, fScaArg1.pri, whole genome shotgun sequence, a single genomic window includes:
- the ciao2b gene encoding cytosolic iron-sulfur assembly component 2B — protein sequence MSGGTRLENANPVIFQRAGERLLTATDEDEDVHDPIDDREIFDLIRSINDPEHPLSLEELNVVEQVRVKVNDAESTVGIEFTPTIPHCSMATLIGLSIKVKLLRSLPDRFKIDVHITPGTHASEEAVNKQLADKERVAAALENSSLLEVVNQCLSTRNI from the exons ATGTCCGGGGGAACCCGCTTGGAGAACGCGAACCCGGTGATCTTCCAGCGGGCAGGCGAGAGGCTGCTGACGGCGACCGATGAGGATGAAGACGTCCATGACCCCATCGACGACAGAGAAATATTCG ATCTGATCAGATCCATCAATGACCCAGAGCATCCTCTGTCTCTGGAGGAACTCAATGTCGTGGAGCAAGTCCGAGTCAAG GTTAACGATGCAGAGAGCACTGTGGGTATTGAGTTCACCCCCACCATCCCCCACTGCAGCATGGCAACACTCATTGGCCTGTCAATCAAAGTCAAGCTGCTGCGCTCCCTGCCAGACAGATTCAAa ATTGATGTCCACATCACTCCCGGGACTCACGCCTCAGAGGAAGCAG TGAACAAACAGCtggcagacaaagagagagtggCAGCCGCTCTGGAGAACTCATCGCTGCTGGAGGTGGTCAACCAGTGCCTCTCAACCAGGAACATCTGA